The Emys orbicularis isolate rEmyOrb1 chromosome 9, rEmyOrb1.hap1, whole genome shotgun sequence genomic sequence GAAAAGAAGGAAGCCAGTTTATAGAATGGAGTGAGTGTGACTGTTTCTCCCTATGTTCAGTAATTGCTCCCAGTGAAATCTCCTTCCAATCTGACTGCTTTGCATTGTGGTGCCTCTGATTTGCCAAATCCCTTCCATGGAAATGGAATGTGAAACTACAGCACAACTGTCATACAGCTGATAAATCCACTGTAGGGAAACCTTTACTACTTTAGACCATCTAGGTTTACAAACTGAGGCTGAATTAGACTTCTGGATTTTCCTGGATAAACTAGGCTGGTAAAATGGCTTTCTCCGTGGACCCAAAGTTGCAACTGCAAGGAGATTTTTTTCCATGGATTTTATATGAAGTCTACTAATACTATTCCAATAGGTCAACTCATCCATGTCAGCAGTCCAGTAAAAGCAAGGGCTACTCAACTGCTCCAGGTCTCACGAAGTAAGAATCTCACATGCCCCACACAACAAAGGAGATTTCAATAACTGCCTGAAGACATTACCTGGAAGTGCTTTGCTAGGTACCGACAACTTCTTTCTGTTGGCTCCCACCCTGCCACGTCTATAATCTGTAAACTGGGGTAAAATTGTACAAAAGAAATGGTGTGGACACCATCACCAAACATGCTGcatgcatgcacatacacaccTGAGTCCTATAGATCCCCAACCCTAACAACTCCCACAACAAATCTGCTGGGAAGTTCCTAATCAGTGAATAGAACAGTAAGTGTCAGCTTCactcttttttgtattttattttctccCTTCAATCATAATTATGTGGTATCCAAACTTCGTTTTGACAGGAGGGTCTGTGTACACTGGCTTATCCATACTGCTGACAGCCAAGGCGAATGCTGCTTCCTGGAAAGGTCCCACCATAGAACCTCTGGTCATCCAGCCCAAGTCTCCCTGAAAGAGAGTCAACAAAAATGGCCAGGTCTgaaaatcccatttcaaaacatgCCCAGAGCTGCATTGTGAGACAGAGTGGGTAACATTTCTATAAAGCAGAGAGAAAAATCCAACAAAcagggtttttaagaacaaattatCTTTTTCCATTCAGTGCTTGGAACCTTAAACTTTGCAGCTGTCTACTACTGCACAGATGTGCGTGGAATGACAGTATCatcagatactatggcaatgtGTGCAGTATAAAATCCTATATAAAacagagcataagaatggccaaactgagtcagaccaatggtccatctagcccagcatcctgtcttccaacagtggccaatgtcagatgcttcaaaggaaatgaacagaacagggcaattatcaacgATCCATCCcgtgtcatccagtcccagcatcagtcttagggacacccacagaatgggtgcatccctggccatcttggctaatagccactgatggacctatgctccatgaacgtatctagttattttttaaaatttagttatGGTCTTcaccacatcccctggcaacaagtggcacaggttgactgtgcagtgtgtcaagaagtacttccttttgttttaaacctcctacCTGTTAATTTCATAGGGTGACCCTGCTTCTTAAGTGAAGGGGCATTTAATACTTCCTTACTCcataccatttatgattttataggcctttatcatatcccccccttaattatctctttactcctgggggaattctgtgccaaagtattaaaaattctgcaccaaaaaaattaaaattctgcacattttgttaaaataatgcaatataatcatgccagtttcaattatttgtgACTTTGTTCTCACCCAcaaacatttcagatttggggacaacttataccttcaagtcagtggcactgctatgggtacccacatggccccacagtatgccaacattcttatggctgacttagaacaatgcttcctcagctctagTCCCCTAGCGCCCCATCTCtacttacgctacattgatgacatcttcatcatatgaatccacgggaaggaggcccttgaaaaattccaccaggatttcaacaatttccaccccaccatcaacctcagcctggaccagtccacacaagagatccacttcctggacactacagtgcaaataagtgattgtcacataaacaccaccctataccggaaacctactgaccgctatacttacctacatgcctccagcttccatccaggacacatcacacgatccattgtctacagccaagccctaagatacaactgcatttgctccaattcctcagacagagacaaagacctacaagatctctatcaagcattcttaaaactacaatacccacctggggaaacgaggaaacagattgacagagcgagacgggtacccagaagtcacctactacaggataggcccaacaaggaaaataagagaacaccactggccatcacgtacagcccccagctaaaacctctccggCGCATATCAACGatctatcctggaaaacaatcccccactatcacaggccttgggaggcaggccaatcctcgcttacagacagcccctcaacctgaagcaaatactcaccagtaactacacaccacaccacagaaacactaaccgaggaaccaatccctgtaacaaaccccgtagccttctctgtccccatatctactctagcaacaccatcataggacccaaccacaccagtCACACAATCAgaagctcattcacctgcacatctactaatgtgatatatgccatcatgtgccagcaatgcccctctgccatgtacattggccaaaccggacagtctctaagtaaaaggataaatggacacaaatcagacatcaggaatggtaaaaagccagtaggagaacacttcaatctccctggacacacaataacagatttaaaagtagccattcttcaacaaaaaaacttcaaaaacagacttcaaagagaaactgctgagctacaattcatttgcaaacttaacgcCATCAATTTggacttgaatagggactggaagtggctggctcactacaaaagcggTTTTCCCTCTCTtagtattgacacctcctcatcaattactgggagtggacaacatccaccctgactaaattggccttcaacattggttctccacttgtacggtaactcccttctcttcaagtgccaatatatatttatgcctgtatctgtaattttcactccatgcatctgaaaagtggttttttttttacccacgaaagcttatgcccaaataaatgttagtctttaagatgccaccggactcctcattgtttttgtgtattgctagacatacttgctgacaggtattttgaaattaattactaaaataattgaaactggtgtgattatattgtgttattttgacaaataaaatatgcagaattttaaaatgtgagcagaattttaatttttttggtgatgaattcccctaggagtaaagAGCTAGAGATAGTGTTCTGTCAAGGGGGTCTGGCTATGGATTGAGTTTCCTGAGAGGATCAGATTAATGTGGAGTCGAAGTACTTTGAGTGCATACTGTAACACCCTCCTCTGTGACAGAGCATTTCCCTGCAAAACTAGATTGATGGGGCAAGGTGGAGAAATATGGCCCACACAAAGACTCTTATTTCAAGGaagggggaagagcaggagaTCCAAGAAGTCAATAAGAGACTTCCCAATGCAATCTCATTTATCTGCTAAGTGCTATGACACCACTGATAAGTACTATGGAACTTGGTAGATTTCCCAGAGTCTCAGTCTCCTGCTAACGACTAGAtgaggggtggccaaacttactgaccctcttcagaagttcaagagctgggCGTGCCTGCTGgtgctcggggcttcagccccagcaggcGCCTCCTGcaaggctgaagccccaagacctcctcctgccccccaatagGGCAGAAGCCTCTAGCCCCACAACTCTGCCacaggcagaagccctgagctccccctcccccagtctggtaggtggagaatggagggagtgggtgtgggtgggagggcttcgcaagccacactttaactgtaaaaaagCCACATGTGGCTCACGAGCCGCAGTGTGGCCACCTCTATACTAGCCAATGGTGCCTCCTTGACATCAGGTAGTCCACCTAAGAGCTGTCAGCACAAGCCTGACAATCAGTGATATGTACCCCTTGTCTGGCTTTATCTTCACTGTACTGTGAGGCTACTTCACTGAAGCGCACTCCAGACTTCAGCTTCTCCATGGCCTCCATGATTTTGCTGTGCTTTTCACATAGGATGTGTCTAACCTAGAATGCAAAAGCAGAGGGAAGTTACATTTAGGGGGCTTGGCTCTCTACAAAACAGTCATTTTATTACAGTTAACTGAATAGGTTCCCGTCAGCGTGTTTCTCAACACAGTAAAACTGAGTCCATTGGAGGGCTTCCCACCTCCAGCCCAGGACATTTTCAATTGCTGTCCCAaacagcagccagagcagagcaggtGAGTCCTCTGCCCAGcatgcctcctgctgctgcaagTGGCATACCAGCTTGGCAGCGGCCCAGTACCAAGCACTGCACCCAGTCCCAGAGACAGACTGCACTTAGCAGCTGCCTCTGAGAGGCACCTTCATCCCTCTGGATCTTACTGGGCAGTCAAGGGTTGCTGCCATGTGGGCCGGCACAAACCCCTCAACTCCGGAGCCAGACCAAACCCCAGCCCCTGGCTGGGCGCACACAAACTGTGGTTTCCCTCATAGCTGGCCTTGTGCCACCTGTGCACACCACGTGCTTGGCTGAAGGCGGCAGCTGGGAAGATGAGCCTATAGCCCTGCTACCCCTCCATGCCCACACTCACCTTCACAGAGCTGCCCCCACCCTTCGGGGCCGGGGCCTGCCTCTCAGCACTGCCCCCGCCGCCAGCGGCTCCTCCTTAGGAACAAACCAGACCGTCATTAACAGGGCTCGGCTCCTGGGGTGGCACCATGGTCCGCCACAGACCAGGGCCAGCCTGGAGAGGACACAgactgccctgggctgggggaatgGACTATGGTCACCCCATCAAGGTGACTGCCCATCTTCCTCTATCCCTCCCCTGACCCAGGGCGCTACAGCCCACCCACCAATCCCCCCTTCCTCCGACCCGGGGCAATACAGCCCGCCCACCCATTCCCCCTTCCTCCGACCCGGGGCGCTACAGCccgcccgcccacccacccatccccccttCCCCGACCCGGGGCACTACAGCCCGCccgcccatccacccccccttccaCCGACCCGGGGCGCACATCCCCCCTTCCCCGACCCGGGGCACTACAGCCCGCccgcccatccacccccccttccaCCGACCCGGGGCGCACATCACCCCTTCTCCGACCCGGGGCGCTACAGCCCGCccgcccatccaccccccccttcCACCGACCCGGGGCGCACATCCCCCCTTCTCCGACCCGGGGCGCTACAGcccgcccccccatccaccctcccttccccgACCCTGGGCGCACCAGcccgcccacccaccccctctTCCTCCGACCCAGGGCGCACatccccccttctccaacccGGGGTGCTACAGCCAGCCCGCCCGGCCACCCATCCCCCCTTCTCCGACCCGGGGCGCTACAGCCCGCCCATCCTCTGACCCGGTGGCGCCGCCCGCCCTCACCCTTCCCACTTTTGCCGCTGCTTTTCCCTTTGGGGGGCATCTCCTCAGCCAGAAGTCGCGCACGTGACGCCGCTGAGAGCTAGAGGGCCCCGCTCAGGACCCACCTGGCGGCCTAGCGCGGCGCACCCCGAGCGCGGGCTGTCCGCGCTAAATGCCTGGCGGGGACGCGGCGGCTCGCCTCGTGGCCCGCTGGGAACGGCCGCTTGCCGGCTGGGAGCGTGGGCCCCGGCACAGACCCCCGCCCTCAGCGCGGGGAGTGCCCGCGGAGGCCCCCGCCCGCTGCCCCCCATGGGACTCGACCCCGGCCAGCGCCcttccccgctctgcccccccccccccccgggactggGCCCGGCCCCCCACAATGGGCTGTTGCAAcccctggattgaagtggttcaatggctctcaccaCCCAACTGTACAGATTATCTGGACAGGGTGATGAGACAATGAGAAGAAAATGTTTCCTGATCTCTTGTATGGCGTTGTATTGTATCCTGAGTCTCCGCCTTGCCAGTCCTCTAACGCCTGAGTGCCTCAACTCATTAGGAGGCTGTAGAGCACTTAACACACATCTAGGTGTTctagaaataaaaacaataagCATGACtagtgtggtgtttagatgctgcatgtgattattagaactgggagcactggctgttgggagtctgaaaggacaggaaggaggggggaggagttgaggctgagtgagagttacagaggctGCAACTGCAGCAGCTTGataaagaggtttccactgtaaaaataaaagtcctgttgaagtttgttagtaccttgcctggttgatacaacaaCTAGGTTGGCAAACATATTTTATAACAAGTGATTCCTTATATAATCATTCCTCTTCCTCACCTTGGGAGAACTGTATTTTGTCAAGCTTTACTTTtcaataactaaaaaaaaaaaaatcttaagcgTTCACATTTTTATCACACTTACTACAAGGGCATCTTACAATCTCAGGGAGATTCTTTATATTTACCTGCCTTTTTCCCTTCtttacttccttttttttaaatttggagaATTGTTTGCCATGTTGCAACATGTGTACTGCAGCTGTAAAGGATGTGCTATTGGGTAAAATTATTgccatgctttcactattgataTCTTGCTTCTAGGTGCTgctgagggaaggagagaaagCAGCTATGTAACTATCTAGGTATGTAGTGGTGTATATAGGGGACTTTCAGTGAGTGGAATTTCTGCTCAGCTCACCTGACTCCTGAAATGGAGGCCTTATCTATCTATTTTCCCATGGACATTCCTGCTGATTTGTCCCCATCTCAGAACCCCACTCTGTGTCTGGTGGGTTATTTTTAGCGAGGCTGACCAGAACTGAAGggagtattccagctgaggccattCCACTAGTGTACATGGAATGGCATTAGAACATTCTCAGTACTTTGTCCCATTATTTGATATAATATACCAACATTTTGTTTGCCTTTGTGACTGCTGGTGCGCATTGAGCAGAATTCTGAACTGAACTGCCCACAGTGACTCCCAGCTCATTTCTCTGAATGGTCAGTCAATGTAGCTCTCAGAATCGTGGATGCATAGTTCAAATGATTCCTTCTGCCTTGCATCTGTTGCTATTGAACTTCATCTGCCAGCGCTTCCGATTCTCCTACCTTGGTTAGATCCTTCTGAAGTTCCTCTGAGTCTTCTCCAGTCTTGACTAATCTAAATaattatgtcatctgcaaatgtggCCACCTCCCCATTCTCTCCTTTTCCCAGATCCCTGTTTCTGGGTGGCTCAGACTGACAATGAAATGCACATTCTCCTATTCCATACAGTTCCGATTTATCACACTAGAGCTGACTTTACACTACTCTTCACAACTCCAGAACCTTAGGGCCCCAGTCTGAGCCTTTTGCCATGTTGAAAATCCATaatttattcatagaatcatagaatattaggattggaagagacctcaggaggtcatctagtccaatccccagctcaaagcaggaccaacaccaactaaatcatcccagccagggctttgtcaagccgggccttaaaaatccctaaggatggagattccaccacctattCTTATTCTTTTGTTTCTTGGTCAATTTCTGATCCGGACAGAACTTTGACTCTCACCCCAGATTGCTTAGTTTCCTTCATAGCTTCTTCTGAGGGACGTTGCTTCAGGCTTTTTGAAAACTCCAAGTGAATTATGTCAACTGGTTCTTCATCTACTCGTTTGTTGATAAAACCTCCACTAATCCAGTGGGAAGAGTGAAAATTGTAGCACagtggtcagaaaatgcccaaaCAAAAGTTGCTATAGCAATATTAACTCAGCCAGATTGTACCTAATGGAAACTAATTTAGAGCATATATAGCATTCTAACCAATCATATAAAATGCTCCCTCTGTAGGAAGTGGTTGAGTGCCTGTTGcctggaaaaaaacccacctttacTTTTCCTGATTGttctatgtatgtatgtattttttgAGTTGGGCAGCCTTGGAGTTGCATTGAGCTAGATGTTTGCACTTCTGTTTCTTGGAGTTTTAAaagcctggggaaaaaaaaaaaaaaagctgcattcCCAGCTATGACCCTGTGGAGTTGTGCAGTGAAAAGACAGTTCTAGGCTGATCTATCTGTACAGAGTAGGAGAACACATATtagggaaagggaaaaaacatttttagtAGTTATTGGTTAGCGATTTCCCAGGAAAGACACAAATGAGAGGAAGCCTAAAGACTGATTGAATCTGAACCTCTGAATTGGTGTGAGGAAGGGACCCTGCTGTCTCCTAGAGCTGCCCCTCATGatcctctctcctcttccctcccatcccagcAGCACCCCATAAAGAGCTTGATCATCTCCTCACCTCACTGAGGTCAGCCTATGTCCCAGTTTTGTCCGGCTGGGTCTCTGAGACGTTCCCAATGTCCTTGGCCAGATGCTGATGGGCCAGGctggctgctgctcccagctctgatctCACTGTGGGAGCCCAGAGGGGCTGCTCTCAGAGACAGCAGGGTCCTGTCCTCTGTTCACACCAATTCCCAGGCTCGGATTCAATGGGTCTTTACGTTTCCCCTGCTGTTGGGTCATTCATGGGAAAGGTGCTGCTGACTCTTGCACTttccctctctgctcctgccccttacCTTCTAGTCACCCTCTGCAGTGTCCCTGCATCTCCTCCCAGCAGATGTTTCCAGCTGCCACTGAACTCTCTGGTCTAGATGCCACTTATGGTTGTGCTGGCTAGGGGAATGTCAGCCCAGTGATTAAATAGGCAACAAGTCCCCTCCCCAGTATATCTGCTATCTTGAGCATCACATGAGAAGCGAGGGCCCTGTGTTGCCAAATGCCAGGACACTCACTGGCGAGCAAGGAAGGGCAATTTCTGAGGTAAATGGAAAAACGCCCACTGGCTTAAATGGGGTCGGGACTTCAAAGAGCATCTCCATAGGAGTCAGTAGCTTCAGCTCAGGCTCCCAGTCATAGTTGAGCAGGTCTGAttctgtccagcagagggcagcatgtACCTGCACACACCAGCCTCTTCAGCCACACTGCCTAGAACAGTGGTCCCGCAACGGTGGGGTGCGCCGCCcctaagcgggggggggggggcagagggacatTTGGGGGCTCACAggtgggctgggccagcccccacaaaGGATGTGGAGGAAGACCCCCCTCACTCCAccctgagcccagctctgcccttatTCCTCTCCGCCCCCAGGCCAGTTACTCCCTCATCCCCAGTTCagtccccagctccagctcctctgctgagccaactgtgcagtaatggggggtggggggtggtttgtggacagattccattactggaccaacaggaaaagtttgggcaccactgcccGAGAAGCAGGGTGGCTTGTACtccctgcccctggaaccccagcATGCTGCCGACAGGATGTGGCTAACCGCTGGGAGCTCAAGGGTGGCGgggtgggcagggtggggtgggggaggatctgCCACAGAGTCACTGCTTACTCTGGGTCTCCCAGGAGGCAGCCAGTTCAGTGCACTTGGGGGCTGCTCTTGCCCATCAGAGGTGATGGAAGTCTCTCCCAGTGGCCTTTGGCTCACACCCCAGCGGTGCTGCTCCCCCCAGGCAGTGCATGGGATGGGTTCCTAACCCAGCAGGCCTGCCCTCCACAGACATAGCTCTGTCCTGCCCCAGGCCATACCAGCATGCCCAGGACCTACCCCGTGTGGGCCATTATAGATGTGTAATCAGATTGGACTCCTATGATGTGTCAGGTGCATGCAGGgccaccgagagcgggttcgggccctggtgaaaattttttttcgggccccccagcaagggcggaccggccgGGCCCCATTGCGGaccaccgggccccggtaatttgtactggcttcccccctCTTGTTGGCCCTGGGTGCATGCAGGATGCCTAACTTGGCTACTGACTCACTAAGGCTGTGTGTACATAGCAATGTAAGCCTAAGGTTAGTGGGACTTGGGTCAGCTGACCCATGTCAGGGAATCCTGGGCtggagtgtctacactggctttTAACCCTAGATTAAGAATTTCCTGACCCATGCTTGAACCTAGGGTCTGGCagccacactgcagtgcacataCCCTGGGcaaagtaaccatatcccagCATGCctagtgctccccccccccccccattgacatTCTAGGCCTAGGAacgtggtgcactgtgggaaaactctacTGTCTATGTTCATGGGCCAGCTGGGccactattcccaccaaatgccattgacataaatggtgttatgagctgggtgggggggggggagaagatggCTCATTTTTGGCAggagggcagtgctggggggaggggggggagtggtCTTGAGTGCCATGTAGTGTAAGACAGAATGACATGATGGAAAAGAAATGtatggttgggggtggggtggagggggggaacaATGGCTTTACAAAATGGCTCAAGCTTATCGGTTTGCACTGAAACCCTGG encodes the following:
- the PIN4 gene encoding peptidyl-prolyl cis-trans isomerase NIMA-interacting 4 isoform X2; amino-acid sequence: MPPKGKSSGKRGAAGGGGSAERQAPAPKGGGSSVKVRHILCEKHSKIMEAMEKLKSGVRFSEVASQYSEDKARQGGDLGWMTRGSMVGPFQEAAFALAVSSMDKPVYTDPPVKTKFGYHIIMIEGRK
- the PIN4 gene encoding peptidyl-prolyl cis-trans isomerase NIMA-interacting 4 isoform X1, whose protein sequence is MPPKGKSSGKSGKGGAAGGGGSAERQAPAPKGGGSSVKVRHILCEKHSKIMEAMEKLKSGVRFSEVASQYSEDKARQGGDLGWMTRGSMVGPFQEAAFALAVSSMDKPVYTDPPVKTKFGYHIIMIEGRK